The DNA segment GAGGGTCACGCGGCTCAGTTCGCTCCGTCGACCGGGAGACCGGCGCTCATCCAGGCGGAGAGCCCTCCCTCGATGTGGAGGACGCCGTCGATCCCGAGCGCCAGGAGCGCGGCTTCGCCCTTGCGCGCGCGTGGCCCGACCATGCAGTAGAGCGCGACCCCGTTGGGCGCGTCGAGCGCGGCGATCTTCTCGGGCTCTTCCCAGGAGATGTTCACCGCGCCCGGGATGTGTCCCCGCGCGAACTCTTCGGGGGACCGCACGTCGACGACGATCGGTGCGTCTCCGGCCGTGCGGCGCGCACTCAGCTCGCTCGGGGAGATGCTCGGCGCGAGTCCGGGCTCGCCTGATTGTGCGCCTGCGGTGGACGCAACGACAAGGGCGAAGGCGAATGCCAGAAAGAGAAGTCGCATGTCGATCTCCGATGGGGTCGGCGAGATCGCATCAAGATAGCCGTCCCGGCGGATCGATGAGCCCTCCACGGTGAAGACACCGCCGCTTTCGACGAAGCGCGAGGGGGACGCGTGTCATGCTGAATCGCCTGCCGACGGCAGCGTCTCCAACCAGGTGGTCGAGTCTTCTGCGACCACCTGCTCGAGCGCCCGAACGAAGTCCGCCTCGTAGAACCCGCAGATCGCCTTCCACGCCTGCCGACCCCCCTCGCTCCGCAGGACGAGGGCGACGCCCAGGACGTAGGTGTCCACCCAGTCCATGCCGGGAATGCCTCGCTTGCGCGCGAGCCAGCCGTCTTCGGTCTGGTTGATCCAGGTGAAGAGCCAGAGCATCCAGGTGACGCGCTCGGTCTCGGCCAGCGCGAAAAAATCGCGCTGGCCGCGCACGTGCAGGTCGGCGAGCTCCGGGTTCCGGGTCAGCTGGTGGAACGCCTCGTTGTTATGCCGCTTGATGTCGCGCGTCATCTGGCGGGACAGCTCGGTCCGCGCGCCGCGGACCTGGAAGATCAGGATGACCAGGGTCACGACGACGGCGATCGAGCCGACGAATTCGCCCAGCGAGCCCAGCTCTGCGATCGACAATTCCGTTCTCCCCAGAGTTCGATCTTCGTCCCGTCTATCGCGCCGGTCGCCACATCGGTGTGACCAGTGGCCCCGCACCGACCCGGATCTCGCCCATGCGTTCGAAGCCATGACGCTCGTAGAGCGAGATGTTGCGCGGATTCGACGACTCCAGGTAGCACGGCAGTCCGTCGGCATCGGCGCGCTCCGTCGCGTGGCGCATCAACGCCGCGCCGATCCCCCGGCCCTGCGCGTTCGGCTCGACGCCGATCAACGGCAGGTACCAGTGGTCCTCTTCGGGATGCCAGCGGTCCATCTGCTCGAAGGTCTCGAGGAGCGCGTCGAGGTGCTCGGCCTGCGCGGTCTCGCGGAAGGCCTGCTCGAGGGCCTCGCCGTCCGGGTGGACGCCCGGCGCCATCCAGAGGCCGGCGCCGTGGAAGGCGTCCGCGACGTCGGTCGTCCCCTCGGCAACGCTCGCGCCGCCGAAGGCCTCCGCCGCGCGCGGCATGCCTTCCAGGTACTGATGCGGCGAGGGCCACGCGAAACGGCAGAGCGGGTCGGCGATGAAGGCGGCCACGATGCAGGCGACCGTCTCGCTCGTCTCCGACGGGCGAGCGCTGCGGATCTGCGGATCGATCGTGGTCATGGTCGGTCTCCCGGTGGGCCACCGGGCGTGCCCGATGAGATCCGTCCCGACGGTATCCCAGCCGAGGCTCCGTGATTCACGCCCGTTCGGGTCATGCCTCACCGTCCGTCCTTGCACCCTCCCCGCCCCCCGATTAATCTCCGCCGCGCCCGCCCTGCCCCGGAACCCCCCGGAATCGCAGCAGGAATTGCGGGTTCGCGCCCGGAGCTCCCGCGCCCTGAAGCGCCCCGTTCCACTCCGCGGCCCGCCCCACGCCCGACTCCGAGAGCCACCGTGCCCGATTTCCTCGAAAGAATCGCCGAAGCCGAAGCGCGTTCGCGCGATCTCGAGAACCAGCTCTCGGATCCGGACGTCGGCAAGCAGCCCGGTGCGATCGAGAAGATCGGGAAGCGGCTCGGGGCGCTGCGTCCGCTCCTCGAGACCGGCGGGAAGTACAAGGCGGCGGTCGCGGAGCTCGACGACGCGAAGGCGATGCTCGAGGACGACGATCCGGAGATGCAGGAGCTCGCGCGCGACGACGTCGAGCGTCTCGAAGCGCTCGTCCCCGAGCTCGAGACCGAGCTGCGGATCCTGCTCACGCCGAAGGATCCGAACGACGAGAAGAACGCGATCTTCGAGATCCGCGCCGGGACCGGCGGCGACGAGGCGGCCCTCTTCGCGGCGGATCTCTTCCGCATGTACACACGGTACGCCGAGGGACTCGGCTGGAAGATCGACACGATGTCGTCGTCCGAGACCGATGGCGGCGGCTTCAAGGAGATCATCGCCTCGATCTCCGGAACCGACGTATTCAGCCGCTTCAAGTACGAAAAGGGCGTCCATCGCGTCCAGCGCGTCCCCGCGACCGAGAGCCAGGGACGCATCCACACGTCGACGGTGACCGTCGCCGTGATGCCGGAAGCGGAAGAGGTCGATGTCGAGATCAAGAACGAGGACCTCCGGATCGACGTGATGCGCGCGGGCGGTCCCGGCGGCCAGAGCGTCAACACGACGGACTCCGCCGTACGGATCACGCACATCCCGACCGGCCTCGTCGTCCAGTGCCAGGACGAGAAGTCGCAGCACAAGAACAAGGCGAAGGCGATGACCGTCCTTCGTTCGCGCCTCTACGAAGCCGAGCAGGAGCGCCTCGCGGCGGAGCGCTCGAGCGAGCGACGCTCGCAGGTCGGAACGGGGGAACGTTCCGAGAAGATCCGGACCTACAACTTCCCGCAGTCCCGAGTGACCGACCATCGCGCCGGTGTCACCCTCCACAAGCTCGACGCCGTCATGGCGGGCGAGATGGAAGAGCTGCTGAACGCGGTCCACTCGAACATCGCCGCGGCGAAGGAGGGCGAGGTCTCGCCCGGTGGCGACGAGGCCGCTTCGTGAGCGCCGCCGGCGCCAGTGGCAAGGACAAGACCTGGACCGTTCTCGAGCTGCTCACCTGGACCACCGACTACTTCAAGCGGTCCGGGATCGAGAGTGCGCGGCTCGACGCGGAGGTCCTGCTCGCCCACGCCCTCGAGACCGAGCGGCTGCGCCTCTACATCGACTACGAGAAGCCGGTCCTGCAAGAGGAGCGGGACGCGTACCGGGCGCTCGTCCAGCGGCGGGCCCAGGATCGGATCCCGGTGTCCCAGCTGCTCGGGGAGCGCGAGTTCTGGTCCCTGGCCTTCAAGGTCACGGGCGACGTCCTGACACCCCGGCCGGAGACCGAGACCCTCGTCGAGTGGGCCCTCTCGAAGGCGAACGGGGCTTCGCAAGAAGCGGCGCAACTTCCTGAAAAGGAAGGAACCCTGCGGATCCTGGATATCGGGACCGGGTCGGGTGCGATTGCCCTCGCTTTGGCGTCGGAGCTTCCCCACGCCGAGCTGGTCGCGAGCGACTTGTCCCCCGCGGCGCTTCAGATTGCAGCGGAAAATGCCGACGAGTTGCGTACGGGAGAGAGGATCCGCTTCGTGGAAGGCGACCTCTTCGAGCCGGTGGCAAAGGAGCATTTCGACCTGATCGTTTCGAACCCGCCCTACGTGGCGCGCGCGGACGAGGGGTCGCTTCCTCCGGAGCTTTCACATGAACCCGAGATGGCGCTCTTCGCAGGGTCGGACGGGCTGGATGTGATCCGGCGATTGGTGGCGGAAGCAGGCGATCATCTCTCCCCGGGTGGCTGGCTCGGAATCGAGCTCTCCCCCGAACAGGCAGACGAAGTCGAAGGGCTGTTGAAAGAAGCAGGATTCACGGACGTGGAACGGCGATTCGACCTGGCGAGCAGACCCCGGGTCGTGGGAGCCCGCTGGCCGTAGACGAAGGATCGACGAGACAATCGCCGGCATCGACCGGCCCGAACCAACGCGATCCGCGGGAGCGGACGCCGTCGCGAAACGGGGCATCGAAGGAGAATCAGGCTCGCCCCGCCGCGACAGGAGGTAGGCAGACATGGCCGCCAAAGCGACGAAATTGATGCGCGTCTTCAAGAGTGACGACGCGAAGTTCGCAGACGACTGGAAGTCGGTCTGCGATCGGCGAGTGGACTCCGTGCTCGACGTGGAAGAGGACGTGGCGAAGATCATCGCCGCCGTCCGCGACAAGGGCGACGACGCGCTCCTCGGCTTCGTGAAGAAGTTCGACGGCGCCGCCCTCGACGACCTCGAAGTCACGCCGGAAGAGTGGGAACAGGGCTGCGACCAGGTCGACAGCGCGGATCGCGCGGCGATCGGCAAGGCCGCGATGCGCGTCCGGGAGTTCCACCGCAAGCGGATCCCCTCCTCCTGGGAGATGCGCGAGGAAGGCGGCGGGTACATGGGACAGCGCGTGCGTCCCCTCGCTCGCGTCGGTCTCTACGTTCCGGGCGGCAAGGCGCTCTATCCGTCTTCCGTCGTGATGAACGCGATTCCGGCCTCGGTCGTCGAGGTGCCCGAGATCGTGATGGTCACGCCGCCTCGCGAAGACGGCTCGATCACGCCGGAGGTCCTGATGGCGGCGAAGGTCGCGGGCGTCCACCGCGTCTTCAAGATGGGTGGGGCGCACGCCGTCGCTGCCCTCGCCTACGGAACCGACTCCGTTCCGCGCGTCGACAAGATCACCGGCCCCGGCTCCGTCTGGGTCGCGACCGCCAAGAAGCAGGTCTTCGGGCAGGTCGGAATCGACAGCGAAGCCGGCCCGACCGAGGTCTGCATCGTCGCGGACAAGAGCGCGACGCCCGCGTGGCTCGCCGCGGATCTCCTCTCGCAGGCCGAGCACGACGAGCTCGCCCAGGCCGTGCTGATCACCCACGTGAAGGGTCTGATCACGCGCGTCCAGGAGCAGCTCACGCGGCAGCTCAAGGATCTCGACCGCGCCGACATCGCCAAGAAGTCGATCAAGGCACGGGGCGCGATCATCCAGACCAAGAATCTCGAGGAGTCGATCCGGCTCTCCGAGGAGTACGCGTCCGAGCACCTCGTCCTCGCCGTCGAGGATCCGGAAAAGATCTCGAAGGAGATCGAGAACGCCGGCGCGATCTTCCTGGGCCACTACACGCCGGTCGCCGTCGGCGACTACATGGCGGGCCCGAACCACGTGCTCCCCACAGGGGGCACGGCGCGCTTCTTCTCTCCGCTCTCGGTGGAGGACTTCCTCAAGCGCACGAGCTTCATGAAGTTCGAGCCGCCCAAGCTCCGGGAGCTCGGCGCGGACATCGTCCGCCTCGCCAACGTCGAGGGCCTGACGGGTCACGGCGCGTCGGTCGAGCTCCGGCTGGCCAAGATCCGCCGTGCACGACGTGAGCGGGAGGCCGCACGGGACCTCGAGCTCTGATTCGCGCCTTCAGCGAGTCGATCTCGAAGCCGGCGGCGTCCCCAGAGGGCGCCGCCGCTTTCGTTTCCGCCGCCGCACGCGGCGGCTCTGCGAGAATCCGAAAAAGCCTGTAAGATCCCGACGTTCCGGGCCTTCCCGCCCCCGGGCGCCCGCCCGAACGACCCGGAACTCGAGCACGCCCCGTCACCATCCCCCGTCAGGGGGGCCTCCCCCCGCCCCTGGAGCCATCCCCATGTCTTCGACTGCGCAGGACGCGGCCGGCGCGCGCCGTGTCGCGACGATCGCCCGCAAGACCAAGGAGACCGACATCCGGATCCGGATCGATCTGGACGGCACCGGTCAGTACGACATCTCGACGGGGATTCCCTTCTTCGACCACATGCTCGAGAGCTTCGGTCGCCACGCCCTCTTCGACCTCGAGGTCCAGGCCAAGGGCGACATCGAGGTCGACCTCCACCACACCGTGGAGGACGTCGGCATCTCCCTCGGCCAGGCCTTCCGCGAAGCGCTCGGTTCCGCGACGGGGATCAAGCGATTCGGATCCTGTCTGCTTCCGATGGCCGAAGCGAAGGTCGAGGTCGCGGTCGACGTCTCGAACCGTCCCTATCTCGTCTACCAGCTCGAGATGGACAACCCGATGATCGCGAGCTTCGACGGGACGCTGACCGAAGATTTCATGTACGCCTTCAGCCAGAGCGCCGGTCTCGATCTCCACATCGAGAAGCGGTACGGCAAGAGCCCCCACCACGTCGTCGAGGCGGCGTTCAAGGGCGTGGCCCGCGCGCTCCGCGAGGCGGTCGCGATCGATCCGCGCGAGACGGGACTGCCGACGGTGAAGGGGGCGCTCTAGCTTTCGATGGCCGCGAACAAGCCCCCCAGAATCGCCCTCGTCGACTACGGCGCAGGGAATATCCGTTCCGTCGCGAAGGCTCTCGAGCGAAGTGACCTCGAGCCGGTCGTGACGAGCGATCCCGCGGTCGTGCGCGGAGCGGACGGTGTCCTGCTTCCGGGGGTCGGCGCATTCCGGGATGCGGTGATGGCGCTCGAAGCCGCGGGTCTCACCGATGCGATCAAGGAAGTGACGAGCGGCGGGCGTCCCTATCTCGGGATCTGCTTCGGCCTCCAGCTCCTCTTCGAAGAGGGCACCGAACACGGGATCACCCCCGGCCTCGGTCAGCTCGCCGGTCGCGTGACGCGCTTTCCCGAGAAGGACGAGGACGGTCGACCGCTCGTCGTCCCGCACATCGGTTGGAACGAAGTGATCTATTCCAGGGGCCGCGGCGCTTCCGGCGACCACCCGATGGTGCAGGCGCTGCCCGAGCGCGACGTCTACTACTTCGTCCATTCGTACCGTCCCGAGCCGACCGACGAATCGATCATCGTCGGTCGCGCGGAATACGGCGGGACGTTCACGGCCGCGGTCGCCAAGGGGAACGTGTTCGCAATTCAGTTCCACCCGGAGAAGAGCCAGTCCGCAGGCAAGCGTCTCCTCGATGCCTATCGCGCATGGCTGGACCAGAGCTGATGGCAGGTTTCGAACTCATCCCGGCGATCGACCTGCTGGAGGGCTCTGCCGTTCGCCTCGCCCAGGGCGACTACGACCAGGCGACCGTCTACGACGCGGATCCCGCGAACGTCGCGAAGCGCTTCCACGCAGCCGGAATCAAGCGTCTCCACGTGGTCGACCTGGAAGGGGCGAAGGCCGGACGCCCGATGGCCGAGGAGCCGGTCCGTCGCATTCTCGCGGAGGTCGGCGACGTCCCCGTCCAGCTCGGTGGCGGCCTTCGAGACATGGCCGGGATCGAGACCGCGCTCTCCTGGGGACTCGATCGCGTGATCCTCGGAACCGTCGCGCTCCGCGATCCCGAGCTCGTGCGGAAGGCGGCCGCGGCACACCCCGAGAAGATCGTCGTCGGGATCGATGCACGGGATGGCAGGGTGGCGGTCGAGGGTTGGCTCGAAGCGAGCGAGACGACCGCCATCGAGCTCGGCAGGCGTTTCGAAGACGCCGGCGTCGCCGCGATCGTCTACACCGACATCGCCCGCGACGGCATGTTGACCGGACCGAACATCCCGCAGACCGCCGCCCTCGCGGAGGCGCTCACGATTCCCGTGATCGTCTCGGGCGGCGTCGCGACGGTGCAGGACATCGTCGACTCCGCCGCCGAGCGTTCGAAGGGCATCTGCGGCGTGATCGCCGGTCGTGCGATCTATACCGGTGCCGTCGATCTCGACGAGGCGCTCGCGGCGGTGGCCGCGCTCGAAGAAGGAGGCGCCTGAGCGAGCCATGAGCGAGCGCGCCGGACACGGACTCAGGAAGCGCATCATCCCCTGCCTCGACGTCGACCAGGGTCGCGTCGTGAAGGGCGTGAAGTACGTGGACCACGTGGACGCCGGCGACCCCGTCGAAGTCGCGAAGCGGTACGACGAGCAGGAAGCGGACGAGATCACCTTCCTCGACATCACCGCGAGCCACGAGGAGCGGAACATCCTGCTCGACGTCGTGGCGAGGACCGCGGAGAGCGTGTTCATGCCGCTCTGCGTGGGCGGCGGCGTGCGCTCGCTCCAGGACATCCGTGATCTGCTGAACGCGGGCGCGGACAAGGTCTCGATCATGACCGCGGCGATCAAGAATCCGGATCTGGTCGACGACGCCGCGGCCAAGATCGGCAGCGCGAATCTGGTGGTCGCGATCGATGCCAAGCAGGTCTCCGGCGAGGGCGAGACGCCGCGTTGGGAGGTGTTCACCCATGGCGGTCGGAACGAGACCGGAATCGACGCGGTCGAGTGGGCGGCACAGGTGGCGGAGCGCGGCGCCGGCGAGATCCTCCTGACCAGCATGGATCGCGACGGGACCAAGAGCGGCTACGACCTGGCGATGCTCCGGGCCGTCGCGGATCGGATCACGATCCCCGTGATCGCGAGCGGTGGCGGTGGCAGCGCGGCGGATCTGGCGACCGCCCTGGACGACGGGCCGGAGGGCGGCCACTGCCAGGCGGCGCTCGCGGCCTCGATCTTCCACTTCAAGGAGACGACGGTCGGCGAGGTCAAGGCGGAGCTCCTCGCCGCGGGCATCCCGGTGCGACCCCCTGCGGGGGAACCGGGCTGACACGCCCCGTCCCCTTCGGGGCAAATTGAGCCGTCTGAACCCCTCTGCTAGGGTCTGCGCCTTTCGCGCCCACGACCACCTCGGGGTGGGAATGGCCCAGCGATCGCGGGTGACCGGGATCTCCGGGCGCGAGAAACAGACGATCATCCGGCCGTACCTCCGCGAGGGGCGGCCGATCAGGAACACGGAACGACAAGAGCGCCGTAGAGGCAGCCGAAGGGCGGCCAGGAGGCAACGAACACGCGAGCGTGGCGCGGCGAACGGATTCGCCTGCCACGAAGAGGACCCCCGGGTTACTCACACGAGTCCGCGCGAGAGCGCGTCGGACGAACGCGTGTTGGTTGGTTCCCTTCGACGGCGAGGGAGAAGAACATGCCGGTGATCAAGATCAAGGAAAGCGAATCCTTCGAAGGCGCCATGAAGCGCTTCAAGAAGTCCTGCGAGAAGGCGGGCATCCTGACGGAGCTGCGGCGGCGCGAGTACTACGACAAGCCGAGCATCCGGAAGAAGAAGAAGGAAGCGGCGGCGCGCAAGCGCGCGCTCAAGAAGATGCGGCGCAGCATGAACTGACATGCTCGCTTCGGGGGCGAGAGGACGGATTTGATCCCGGAATCGACCATCCAGGAAATCCGAGACAGGGCGGACATCGTCTCCCTCATCTCTCGCTACGTCGAGCTGAAGCAGGCGGGTCCGAACTGGAAGGGACTCTGCCCCTTCCACAACGAGAAGACCCCGAGCTTCAACGTCAACGCAGACCGCCAGATCTTCCACTGCTTCGGCTGTGGCAAGGGCGGCAACGTCATCAGCTTCCTGATGGAGCACGAGGGGCTGACCTTCCCCGAGGCCGCTCGGAATCTCGCCAGCGAACTCGGGGTCGAGATCGAGGAAGAGCGCGGCGCCGGCCGCGACGTCGGCCTCTCGGCGCAAATCTTCAAGGCGAACGAGCTCGCCCAGGCCCTCTACCGTGAGGCGCTGCGTACGCCCGAAGGCAAGATCGCGCGCGCCTATCTGGTCTCCCGCGGCTTCGACGGCAAGACCGCCGACGAGTTCGGGATCGGGTTCGCACCCGCACGCTGGGACGCGGTCGCCGTGCGCCTGCGCGAGGCGCGCGTCGACGGCGATGCTGCCGTCCAGGGCGGCCTGCTCTCCGAGCGCAAGTCGGGCCAGGGCTACTACGACCGGATCCGAGGCCGTCTCACCTTCCCGATCGAGGACGTGCGCGGGCGTGTGATCGGCTTCGGAGGTCGTGCGCTCGAGGCCGACCAGGAGCCCAAGTACTGGAACACGCCGGAGTCGCCGGTGTTCCGGAAGCGCCAGGCGCTCTACGGCTACCCGGCTGCGCTCGAACCGATCCGCCGGGCCAAGCGCGTGATTCTCTGTGAGGGGTACTTCGACCGGATCGCCTTCGCTCGCGCCGGGTTGGGCGAAGCGCTCGCGACGTGCGGGACCGCGCTCACCTCGGAACACGGCTCGCAGCTCCTCCGGCGGACCAAGGAGGTGGTGCTGGTCTTCGACGGCGACGCGGCCGGACAAGCGGCCACCGAGAAGGCCCTGGCCGTCCTGCTTCCCCATGGGTTGCGAGTTCGGGCCGCACTCATCCCAGGTGGCGCCGATCCCGACGACTACCTGAACGAGTTCGGCGCGGACGCGTTGAAGAAGCTCGTGGACGAGGCCCCGGACGCGCTCGAACTCTCGATCCGCAACGCGCTGCGTCAAGGAGTTGCGACTCCCGACCAGAAGGC comes from the bacterium genome and includes:
- the dnaG gene encoding DNA primase, giving the protein MIPESTIQEIRDRADIVSLISRYVELKQAGPNWKGLCPFHNEKTPSFNVNADRQIFHCFGCGKGGNVISFLMEHEGLTFPEAARNLASELGVEIEEERGAGRDVGLSAQIFKANELAQALYREALRTPEGKIARAYLVSRGFDGKTADEFGIGFAPARWDAVAVRLREARVDGDAAVQGGLLSERKSGQGYYDRIRGRLTFPIEDVRGRVIGFGGRALEADQEPKYWNTPESPVFRKRQALYGYPAALEPIRRAKRVILCEGYFDRIAFARAGLGEALATCGTALTSEHGSQLLRRTKEVVLVFDGDAAGQAATEKALAVLLPHGLRVRAALIPGGADPDDYLNEFGADALKKLVDEAPDALELSIRNALRQGVATPDQKADVVAHVAPLIARVSDAVSRDEYVRRLAMAVDASIPAVGAIVRDAARGSKDAPQVDAEALGLARARRDQPEERQLRALARLCLERPDLISDETALTLQEILPVGAWKSIILQILEAAEEGLLVTGDQKGVDPVAIESRMDAEAQRRLREISVDDTPFDEDASAEQVFDDVVGWFERRRLDARQRDLNQRMRDPNADQDALLAEKQKQLQERRARMGVGSTTRTDASQPTHESGSA
- a CDS encoding rhodanese-like domain-containing protein, whose product is MRLLFLAFAFALVVASTAGAQSGEPGLAPSISPSELSARRTAGDAPIVVDVRSPEEFARGHIPGAVNISWEEPEKIAALDAPNGVALYCMVGPRARKGEAALLALGIDGVLHIEGGLSAWMSAGLPVDGAN
- the hisH gene encoding imidazole glycerol phosphate synthase subunit HisH, which codes for MAANKPPRIALVDYGAGNIRSVAKALERSDLEPVVTSDPAVVRGADGVLLPGVGAFRDAVMALEAAGLTDAIKEVTSGGRPYLGICFGLQLLFEEGTEHGITPGLGQLAGRVTRFPEKDEDGRPLVVPHIGWNEVIYSRGRGASGDHPMVQALPERDVYYFVHSYRPEPTDESIIVGRAEYGGTFTAAVAKGNVFAIQFHPEKSQSAGKRLLDAYRAWLDQS
- the hisD gene encoding histidinol dehydrogenase, giving the protein MRVFKSDDAKFADDWKSVCDRRVDSVLDVEEDVAKIIAAVRDKGDDALLGFVKKFDGAALDDLEVTPEEWEQGCDQVDSADRAAIGKAAMRVREFHRKRIPSSWEMREEGGGYMGQRVRPLARVGLYVPGGKALYPSSVVMNAIPASVVEVPEIVMVTPPREDGSITPEVLMAAKVAGVHRVFKMGGAHAVAALAYGTDSVPRVDKITGPGSVWVATAKKQVFGQVGIDSEAGPTEVCIVADKSATPAWLAADLLSQAEHDELAQAVLITHVKGLITRVQEQLTRQLKDLDRADIAKKSIKARGAIIQTKNLEESIRLSEEYASEHLVLAVEDPEKISKEIENAGAIFLGHYTPVAVGDYMAGPNHVLPTGGTARFFSPLSVEDFLKRTSFMKFEPPKLRELGADIVRLANVEGLTGHGASVELRLAKIRRARREREAARDLEL
- the prfA gene encoding peptide chain release factor 1, producing the protein MPDFLERIAEAEARSRDLENQLSDPDVGKQPGAIEKIGKRLGALRPLLETGGKYKAAVAELDDAKAMLEDDDPEMQELARDDVERLEALVPELETELRILLTPKDPNDEKNAIFEIRAGTGGDEAALFAADLFRMYTRYAEGLGWKIDTMSSSETDGGGFKEIIASISGTDVFSRFKYEKGVHRVQRVPATESQGRIHTSTVTVAVMPEAEEVDVEIKNEDLRIDVMRAGGPGGQSVNTTDSAVRITHIPTGLVVQCQDEKSQHKNKAKAMTVLRSRLYEAEQERLAAERSSERRSQVGTGERSEKIRTYNFPQSRVTDHRAGVTLHKLDAVMAGEMEELLNAVHSNIAAAKEGEVSPGGDEAAS
- the rpsU gene encoding 30S ribosomal protein S21, giving the protein MPVIKIKESESFEGAMKRFKKSCEKAGILTELRRREYYDKPSIRKKKKEAAARKRALKKMRRSMN
- the hisB gene encoding imidazoleglycerol-phosphate dehydratase HisB → MSSTAQDAAGARRVATIARKTKETDIRIRIDLDGTGQYDISTGIPFFDHMLESFGRHALFDLEVQAKGDIEVDLHHTVEDVGISLGQAFREALGSATGIKRFGSCLLPMAEAKVEVAVDVSNRPYLVYQLEMDNPMIASFDGTLTEDFMYAFSQSAGLDLHIEKRYGKSPHHVVEAAFKGVARALREAVAIDPRETGLPTVKGAL
- the hisA gene encoding 1-(5-phosphoribosyl)-5-[(5-phosphoribosylamino)methylideneamino]imidazole-4-carboxamide isomerase, whose amino-acid sequence is MAGFELIPAIDLLEGSAVRLAQGDYDQATVYDADPANVAKRFHAAGIKRLHVVDLEGAKAGRPMAEEPVRRILAEVGDVPVQLGGGLRDMAGIETALSWGLDRVILGTVALRDPELVRKAAAAHPEKIVVGIDARDGRVAVEGWLEASETTAIELGRRFEDAGVAAIVYTDIARDGMLTGPNIPQTAALAEALTIPVIVSGGVATVQDIVDSAAERSKGICGVIAGRAIYTGAVDLDEALAAVAALEEGGA
- a CDS encoding GNAT family N-acetyltransferase, with amino-acid sequence MTTIDPQIRSARPSETSETVACIVAAFIADPLCRFAWPSPHQYLEGMPRAAEAFGGASVAEGTTDVADAFHGAGLWMAPGVHPDGEALEQAFRETAQAEHLDALLETFEQMDRWHPEEDHWYLPLIGVEPNAQGRGIGAALMRHATERADADGLPCYLESSNPRNISLYERHGFERMGEIRVGAGPLVTPMWRPAR
- the prmC gene encoding peptide chain release factor N(5)-glutamine methyltransferase yields the protein MSAAGASGKDKTWTVLELLTWTTDYFKRSGIESARLDAEVLLAHALETERLRLYIDYEKPVLQEERDAYRALVQRRAQDRIPVSQLLGEREFWSLAFKVTGDVLTPRPETETLVEWALSKANGASQEAAQLPEKEGTLRILDIGTGSGAIALALASELPHAELVASDLSPAALQIAAENADELRTGERIRFVEGDLFEPVAKEHFDLIVSNPPYVARADEGSLPPELSHEPEMALFAGSDGLDVIRRLVAEAGDHLSPGGWLGIELSPEQADEVEGLLKEAGFTDVERRFDLASRPRVVGARWP
- the hisF gene encoding imidazole glycerol phosphate synthase subunit HisF codes for the protein MSERAGHGLRKRIIPCLDVDQGRVVKGVKYVDHVDAGDPVEVAKRYDEQEADEITFLDITASHEERNILLDVVARTAESVFMPLCVGGGVRSLQDIRDLLNAGADKVSIMTAAIKNPDLVDDAAAKIGSANLVVAIDAKQVSGEGETPRWEVFTHGGRNETGIDAVEWAAQVAERGAGEILLTSMDRDGTKSGYDLAMLRAVADRITIPVIASGGGGSAADLATALDDGPEGGHCQAALAASIFHFKETTVGEVKAELLAAGIPVRPPAGEPG